TGTGGGGCCGTCTCGCGTAAGACCCAAATCGTTCTTGCGTCAGGCCGCTCGCGGACACGCATCACGCCTGAGCCCCCTCTTGAAGCCCCCCCCTGTTCCGTCGCCGAAAACGGTAACCTAATCGTAACATTAGCGCAATGTGAACTCACAGTCGTGTGGCAGGTTTCCGGCAAGAATCGAAAAAAAAGGGCCCCCGGACTTTCGTCCGAGGGCCGACACTGGAGGAGGAAGTGCGTAACTATTTTCTGAGCATTCCGGCCAGGAGGCGCAAATGCGTGCGCTCCTCGTCGATGCAGGCCTGAATGTATTTTCTTTCCCCTTCGGGCACGAACTCGCGCATTTCGAGGAAAAACATGATCGTGTCCTTCTCGAATCCCATGGCCGTCTCGATGGCCTCCTCAGGCGTACCCATGAAGGTCTTGAGATGGTTCACGTCACCCAGGCGAAAAAGGGTGTGCGAATCGAGCAGATACTTGAGGTAATCCACATATTCGTCTTCCTCGGCCCAGGCCGGGAGTTCGACCTGCCCCACCCGCTCGTAGAGCTTGGCGAAGATCTCACGGTGCTTGGTCTCCTCCTTTGCAAGAAAGGAGAACAGATCCTTGAGCTTCGGCTCGGTGGTGGTCTCAACCAGACGATTGTAGAAGGCTTCGCCACGAGTCTCGACTTCCTGGGCGGCCAGGAGAATGTCCGTCGCCTTGAATATTCCAGCCATAAAACCTCCTATAATTCCGAGGGCAGCTCTTTGAGCTGGGCGTAGGTGAAGACCGGGCCGTCCATGCACACGTACTTCGTGCCGATGTTGCAGCGCCCGCAGATGCCCACACCGCACTTCATGCGCTTTTCCAGGGTGGTAAGGATGTTCTCGTCCTCAAAACCCAGTTTCTTGAGGGCCTGCAGGGTGAACTTGATCATGATCGGCGGCCCGCAGGTGATGGCCACCGTGTTCTTGGGCGAGGGATTGATTTCGAGCAGCACGTTCGGGATGAGGCCGACCTTGTGCTCCCAGCCCTCGGACGGGTTGTCGATGGTCAGCACGGTGTTCACATCCTTGCGTTCCGTCCACTCCGGCAGTTCTGCCTTGTAGGTCAGGTCGGCGGGGCTGCGCGCACCGTACAAAAGCGTTATATCACCGTAATCCTTACGGTTATCGAGCATGTAGGTAAACAGGGTCCGCAAGGGCGCCATGCCGATGCCGCCGCCAACGAAGACGATGTTCTTGCCTTTCAAGTCCTCCACCGGGAAGGAATTGCCAAGAGGAGCGCGCACGCCGATCTGGTCGCCTGGCTGCAGCTGGTGCAGGCGGGTCGTGACCTCGCCCACGCGCATGACGCTGAACTGCAGGTAGTCCTTGCGGGTCGGCGAGGAGTTGATGACAAAGGTCGACTCGCCCACGCCAAAGACCGAGAGCTGCCCTACCTGTCCGGGCCGGAAGGTGAAGGCCTTCATGCGCTCTTCGTTGTTGATGACGATGCGGAAGGTCTTGATGTTGTGCGTCTCCTGGATCACTTCGACAATGGTGGCCATGTCCGGGAGATAGGGATTGGCATTCATTCGGAGTACTCCTGTGCTGCTTTCACGATCTGCCGGATATCGACTCCGGCGGGGCACTGCTTGATGCACCGCCCGCATCCGCAACAGGCGATGACGCCCTTGTGCAGATCCGGGTAGTAGCTGAACTTGTGCCCGACACGGTTTTTCAGACGATGCGCCTTGGTCGGACGCGGGTTGTGACCGCTGCCTTCCAGGGTGAAGGTATGGGACATGCAATTGTCCCAACTGCGGATGCGCCGGCTTTCAAGGCCAATATCGTCGTCGGTGATGTTGAAGCAGTAGCAGGTCGGACACATGTAGGTGCAGGCTCCGCAGGAGATGCACTTGGCCGATTGGGCCTGCCAGAAGTCCATGTCGTCGAAGCGGGCCAGGAGACTGGCCGGGGCCGAGGCATGATCATGGGCCTCGCCCATCATCTCCCTGGCCTTGGCATTCTTGGCATCCGCCTCCTTGCCTTTGTCGCCCGCGTCCCCGAAAAGGGAGGACTTCATGACTTCCTCGCCGACAGGCGTGACGGAACGCGCCACATACCCTTCCCCGACCAGAGTCAGAAGCACGTCGGAACCATCTGAATCCGCAGGGCCGCTGCCGACGCTGTGACAGAAGCAGGTCGTCTCGGGGCGGTCGCAGGCCAGCGAAATGAAGACCGTGTTGTCCCGACGCCGGATGTAATAGGGGTCCTTGGTCTTGTCCGTCTCGTAAACCGGGTTGAAGATAAGCTTGCCTCGCGCACCGCAGGGGCGGCAACCGATGACAACGCTCTTACCCTCGGGCAGGGTCTCGGTGATTTCCGGCTTCTTCTCCGGGATTTCGCGCTTGACCGTCAGCAGGGTTTCGGTCTGCGGAAACGTCGCGGCCTTGGGTGACACCGTCGCCATGCGGGAATGCAGATCCATGGTCATGCCCGGCTGAAAACGACGGAAGGTCACGGTGCCGCAGGTGGCCACCGGCGCAAGTACGCGGCAGGAGGCGGCCAGTTCCTCGGCCAGTCGGGTGAGGTTCTCTTTTGTTATGAATCGTTCCATTACCAGCCTCGCTCGTTGATGCGCTCTTCCTCGACCTTGAAGGTCAAGAGAGGCGGGGTCTGTTGCAGAGCCGTGCCAGCCTGCAGTTCAAACACGTCCTTGACCTGCTTGTTCATCCAGCGCCTAAGCAGCATGAGCGGAATGTCCACGGGACAGGCCCGTTCGCATTCACCGCATTCCGTGCAGCGCCCGGCCAGATGCGAGACATGGACCATCTGGAACATCATGTTCTCGGCCGGGGAATTGTCCTGGCTGATCCACAGCGGGTCGCGGCTGGTCGCGATGCAATGGTCGCGGCAGACACACATGGGACAGGCATTGCGGCAGGCGTAGCAGCGGATGCAGCGGCTCATGGTCTCCTGCCAGAAAGCGAGCTTTTCGGCGTCGCTCTTGGCCTCGAACTCATCCTGGCAGGCCGTGCTCGCGGCCGGGGCCGGAGTATGGGCGGTGCCTATCAGCACGTCGGAGATGATGGCGTCGGGAGTGGCGCAGGTCAGACATTTGTCGGCCTGCACGTCGGAGAGTTTGAGGGTCGCGGACTGACCGGCCACGGAGACCTTGAGGTCACCCGCGCCAATCTCCACCGACTCCACGAATCCCGGATCGGCGGGCAGGGCCGCGCGGATCTTGCGCTGGCTGACCACGCCGTCGCAACAGAGGCCGAAAATCACGACATCCTCGCGGTTTATCAGCTTTTCGTTCAGGAGCTGGATCACGCTCTTGCTGTCGCAGCCCTTGACCACCACTCCGATCTTCTTGCCCTTGTACCCGGTCAGGTAGGTGGCCAGGTTGTGCACGGCCAAGGGGCCTATCATAAGCCGGTCAAGATCCGCCTCGGTGCGGATGAAGAGCGGCGTGGCATGGAGCGGATCATAGCCCTGCTCCCAGCCGATGACGCACTCAAGCTCGCCCAGGTGGCTCTTGATGGCATTTTTGAGATCATCCAATTGGGACATATGTCCTCCTGTTATTGCAAATCTATCCGTGACACGGGCAAGTCTGCCCCTGGCCAGCCTGCACGGCCAGCGTGTTCCAGTCCGCCTCGGACGCCGGGTTGAAGGTCGGCGCGGGCCCGAGCTCATGGATACGGCGCGTGAACTCCGTGACCACATGCTGCCAGCGCTGTCCTTCCGACGCCGAAACCCAGGTATATTCGAAACGGCGCGCATCGATGCCTGTTATGGGCAGGAAGCGTTTGAGCATTTCGAGCCTGCGCCGGGCGTAGAAGTTGCCTTCGGCATAGTGGCAATCCCGGGGGTGACAGCCGGAAACGAGCACTCCGTCCGCGCCGTTCATGAGGGAACGGACGATGAAGAGCGGATCGATACGGCCGGAACAGGGTACGCGGATGACGCGCAGATCCGTAGGCTGATTGAAACGGGATACACCCGCCGTGTCCGCGCCGCCGTAGGAGCACCAGTTACATAAGAAGCCGACTATTCGTAATTCGCGAACATCTTGGGCGGGCATAAGGCGTTCACCTCCGCGAGGATCTGGTTATCAGTGAAATGTTCAAGCTGGACGGCGCCCTGGGGGCAGGTAACCGTGCAGATGCCGCAGCCCTGGCAGACCGTGTCGATGACCTCGGCCTTGGGGTTGCCGAAGCGGTCCTGGACTTCCTTGATGGCTCCGAACGGACAGGTCTGAATGCACTTGCCGCAGCCAACGCAGCGGGCCGGATTGACCCTGGAAACTGCCGGATCGGATTCCAGTTCCTTCTTGGAGAGAAGACCCAGAACCTTGGAAGCGGCGGCGCTGCCCTGACTGACCGAAGCCGGAATGTCTTTCGGACCCTGACAGGCGCCGGCCAGGAATACGCCGGCAGTATTGGTCTCGACGGGCTTGAGTTTGGGATGACTCTCGACGAAGAAGCCGTACTGATCCGGAGCCACACGCAGCTTCTCGCCCAATTGCACCGCGCCCTTGGCCGATTCGGCGCCCACGGCCAGCACGACCAGGTCGGCGGGGACCTCCACCTGCGTACCGGCCAGAGTGTCGGCGCCGCGCACGATGAGCTTGTCGCCCTTGGGATAGATCATGGCCACGCGGCCACGCACATACTGCGCCCCGTACTCCTCCATGGCCCTGCGGACGAACTCGTCGTAGAGCTTACCCGGCGAACGGATGTCCATGTAGAAGACATATGACTGGGAATCGGGGATATGGTCCTTGGTCAGGATGGTCTGCTTGGCGGTGTACATGCAGCAGAAGCCTGAACAGTACGGACGGTCCACGGACTTGTCGCGCGAACCCACGCACTGGATGAAGACCACGTTTTTGGGCTCCTTGCCGTCGGAGGGCCGCTTGATGTGTCCGCCCGAAGGACCGGAAGCCGAAAGCATGCGCTCGTACTGCATGGAGGTGACCACATCCGGGTAGCGGCCTTCACCGTACTGCGGATACTTGTGCCAATCGAAGAGGTCGTAACCCGTGGCCACGACAATGGCGCCCACATCCACATTGATGAGCTCATCCTTCTGTTCGAAGTCGATGCACTTGACCGGACAGACCTTGGCGCACAGTCCGCACTTGCCCTTGGTCAACATGATGCACGATTCCGCATTGATGGCCGCTTTCTTGGGGATGGCCTGCGGGAACGGGATGTTGATGGAGGGAGCGTTGCAGAGATTTTCGTTGAATTTGTCGGGAAACTTGCGGCTGGGGCATTTTTCCACACACAGGCCGCA
This is a stretch of genomic DNA from Deltaproteobacteria bacterium HGW-Deltaproteobacteria-18. It encodes these proteins:
- a CDS encoding rubrerythrin, which gives rise to MAGIFKATDILLAAQEVETRGEAFYNRLVETTTEPKLKDLFSFLAKEETKHREIFAKLYERVGQVELPAWAEEDEYVDYLKYLLDSHTLFRLGDVNHLKTFMGTPEEAIETAMGFEKDTIMFFLEMREFVPEGERKYIQACIDEERTHLRLLAGMLRK
- a CDS encoding disulfide reductase: MRIGVFICHCGSNIAGTVDCPSVAATALTYPDVVFSTDTMYACSEPGQDAIIQAIKDKNLDGVVVASCTPRMHEPTFRRTVERAGLNRYMFEMANIREHVSWIGKSKDLNTGKAAELVRMAVEKLRRDKPLIPKRFETVKRVLVIGGGVAGIQAALDCADGGQEVIMVEREQTIGGKMAKLDKTFPTVDCSSCVLGPKMVDIAQHPNITLYACSEIEAVGGYVGNFQITIRKKATFVNWKDCTGCGLCVEKCPSRKFPDKFNENLCNAPSINIPFPQAIPKKAAINAESCIMLTKGKCGLCAKVCPVKCIDFEQKDELINVDVGAIVVATGYDLFDWHKYPQYGEGRYPDVVTSMQYERMLSASGPSGGHIKRPSDGKEPKNVVFIQCVGSRDKSVDRPYCSGFCCMYTAKQTILTKDHIPDSQSYVFYMDIRSPGKLYDEFVRRAMEEYGAQYVRGRVAMIYPKGDKLIVRGADTLAGTQVEVPADLVVLAVGAESAKGAVQLGEKLRVAPDQYGFFVESHPKLKPVETNTAGVFLAGACQGPKDIPASVSQGSAAASKVLGLLSKKELESDPAVSRVNPARCVGCGKCIQTCPFGAIKEVQDRFGNPKAEVIDTVCQGCGICTVTCPQGAVQLEHFTDNQILAEVNALCPPKMFANYE
- a CDS encoding hydrogenase iron-sulfur subunit — protein: MPAQDVRELRIVGFLCNWCSYGGADTAGVSRFNQPTDLRVIRVPCSGRIDPLFIVRSLMNGADGVLVSGCHPRDCHYAEGNFYARRRLEMLKRFLPITGIDARRFEYTWVSASEGQRWQHVVTEFTRRIHELGPAPTFNPASEADWNTLAVQAGQGQTCPCHG
- a CDS encoding 4Fe-4S ferredoxin; this encodes MSQLDDLKNAIKSHLGELECVIGWEQGYDPLHATPLFIRTEADLDRLMIGPLAVHNLATYLTGYKGKKIGVVVKGCDSKSVIQLLNEKLINREDVVIFGLCCDGVVSQRKIRAALPADPGFVESVEIGAGDLKVSVAGQSATLKLSDVQADKCLTCATPDAIISDVLIGTAHTPAPAASTACQDEFEAKSDAEKLAFWQETMSRCIRCYACRNACPMCVCRDHCIATSRDPLWISQDNSPAENMMFQMVHVSHLAGRCTECGECERACPVDIPLMLLRRWMNKQVKDVFELQAGTALQQTPPLLTFKVEEERINERGW
- a CDS encoding hydrogenase → MERFITKENLTRLAEELAASCRVLAPVATCGTVTFRRFQPGMTMDLHSRMATVSPKAATFPQTETLLTVKREIPEKKPEITETLPEGKSVVIGCRPCGARGKLIFNPVYETDKTKDPYYIRRRDNTVFISLACDRPETTCFCHSVGSGPADSDGSDVLLTLVGEGYVARSVTPVGEEVMKSSLFGDAGDKGKEADAKNAKAREMMGEAHDHASAPASLLARFDDMDFWQAQSAKCISCGACTYMCPTCYCFNITDDDIGLESRRIRSWDNCMSHTFTLEGSGHNPRPTKAHRLKNRVGHKFSYYPDLHKGVIACCGCGRCIKQCPAGVDIRQIVKAAQEYSE
- a CDS encoding hydrogenase; this translates as MNANPYLPDMATIVEVIQETHNIKTFRIVINNEERMKAFTFRPGQVGQLSVFGVGESTFVINSSPTRKDYLQFSVMRVGEVTTRLHQLQPGDQIGVRAPLGNSFPVEDLKGKNIVFVGGGIGMAPLRTLFTYMLDNRKDYGDITLLYGARSPADLTYKAELPEWTERKDVNTVLTIDNPSEGWEHKVGLIPNVLLEINPSPKNTVAITCGPPIMIKFTLQALKKLGFEDENILTTLEKRMKCGVGICGRCNIGTKYVCMDGPVFTYAQLKELPSEL